The window actcaccttcctatgttcccccattGCTCCGGTACCAGCCTCAcggtcctcttgctgcttcctggggatgggtacgtcacagagccgtcagcgtatcaccggccgcagagatgttccgcctcagccgatgataggctgagcgcattgtcatgtaagaagccgtccgCCTCCTtaaatgacagtgggctcagcctatcaccggccgaggtgggacatcgctgcatcCGGTGATAGGCTCACTGCTCTGTGACGTACCCatccccagcatgaggcagataccggagcaacgggggaacgtaggaaggtgagtgaaagtttattttgcaGCACGGGCACAGGATAGTAGAGTACAgcgcagcagctgataattatttggggggggggggaaagagaagcagcgctcgcgggtcacatatgattagttccccgatgtggggacagcgcgctgtggctgataattcatttatttgaggggggaggggcccaaccggtatagtGCTATGGGAAAAATGCATAtggtgcaggaaaaaaaattagctATTTGGTAtggaccggtataccgcctagcactaTCTGCAGCTAATCATTATATATAGACTCACCAGCTATATCACTGCACTCCTGATCCCTTAGTACTAacattatggccctcatttactattgcaaccccgacatgttttgtcgggttatgcgccagattctggcacattgcgccAAAAATTATGTCTgccccagaatttgcgccagaaatgAGAAAAACCTGACTACTCTTCATTTTACTGTGAAAACCCAAAAAGTGGCGTGGTTGTCTGGAAAATGGGGAATGGTCACAGAAAAGGcgagtgttcctgacattttcacaaaaacccaacatatttactaaggtttccacataaaatgtggtggatttgagctgaggaaaaccccacagatcagagcatgtgtaaaaaaagcaaagtgtagggaaaccttagtaaatactgtggaaaataaattgtagggaattaaaacccacaaataaacctacactccactctcagtaaatcagggcctatatctTCAGGAGCACTCAGTGGCccctatttactaagagtggagtgtaggtttctttgtgggttttaattccctacaatttatttttcacGGTAACGGAAGCAGTGAGCAGCAAAAGCCAGGCAACGCTGGGGGACTAAGCAGGTGAGTATCCATTATCTTTAAAAGTACTCTAGCCCCTTTTTACAATTTCTCTCCCtcatgggaaaacccctttaataacttaaGAATGTCTACATTTCACCTTTTAACAGATTCTCAGATAGTTCAAACTGCTTTCTGTATACAAGCATGGGAAGCAGATTTTTATTATAGCAGGGATATAATGGTTAGAAAACAAACACCACCTCTGGACGAGTGGGGTACAAACACTAAAGTAAATCAGTCTCAATCCTGGAGATGCTACAGTCAGTGATCACTAACTGTGGCTCTCCatttgttgctaaactaaaactcccccCTTGTCCTGACAGCAATAGAAGAAGAATGTTTAATACCAATCTTACCTCATTGACAGCACACATCCGGGCTATTGAGCCAATATTATTGGTTATGGTCACCAATGTAGCACGGGCCAGATCTTCTTTACTAACAGATTCTCGTTTATCTTTGTAAATCATGTTTCCAAAACTAAGAAAGGaacaaaagaaaacattttttgccAGCTTTCTGAAAGAGAATAATCAGCTTAGTGCACACTGTAATATGCTACTTTTATCAATAGTAAACCAATTTTAGATCTGAGGCCCCGTTCACCCATAATACTCCTTATTCAAGCGGCAGACTTGGTGTATGGGCGGCGCTCCAGGAGCAAAGACGTTGCGGCTGCTGCTTCTTCATGCCTGCTCACAACCAGGATGGGCAAGGaagacagctgtgacatcagcgTGCTCCGAAAGTGCCACCCGTGCATCAAGTCTTCTGCCTGAATAAGGAAGATAACGGTCGGACGGGGCCACAGATCCgggataggtaagtatcattatcatcagtgtcacccaactacaagcctgtaccaacaggttagtgcgggtgaacacagatgacagattccttttaaccccttaaggactcagtgtttttccactttcattttttcctctttaccttttagaaatcgtaaccctttcaattttgcacctacagacccatatggtgGCTTGTcttttgcaacaccaattctactttgtaatgacatcagtcattttaggaaaccattgatcaatgattctgccgtttgagtgctcatgcctggatctcaggcactgatcagtcattcggcgatcggacagtgaggaggaaggtaggggacccagctgttcgggatgacgcGATTTTGCCGCagggatcccgaacagcccctggcaacgttttagtttcactttagacgtggcgatcaactttgaacaccgcgtctaaagggttaatagccacgggtcccggccgttgtcagAGGCCCCGCGTGGCAAGCTGTGGCCCAGCGttctagaacgggagcggactcagggcgtacaggtaggccctaagtccttaaggagttaaaaatatcctcttctgacccctataacttttttatttttccacatacagggattttgcgccgtgatctgaagtttttatcggtaccccttttgttttgatcagactttgatcgcttttattgatttttttatggtataaaaatggTATATTTTGgactttacgtgtacgccattgaccgtgcggtttaattaacaatatatttttatagttcgggttCATATGTTTGCATtgagtgttatcggcactccactgctcctgcctgcatctcaggcaAAGAGCAGTGAATCGGCGATCGGGCAACAAGGAGGCATGTAGGGACTCTCCTCGTgtcctaactagagatgagcgaacttacagtaaattcgatttgtcacgaacttctcggctcggcagttgatgacttatcctgcataaatgagttcagctttcaggtgctcccgtgggctggaaaaggtggatacagtcctaggagactctttcctaggactgtatccaccttttccagtccaccggagcacctgaaagcggaactaatttatgcaggataagtcatcaactgccgagccgagaagttcgtgacgaatcgaatttactgtaagttcgctcatctctagtcctaacagctgatcaggacaccgcaaaTGAGCTGTCGTGAATGCTTttttaattctcttttttttactttagacgcggtgatcaacttatATCGCAGGAGCGGGCGCtggatgtacaggtatgccctgcatccttaataggttaaagaggttctgtagtgaaatataacttatcccctatccaaaggatgggggataagttatagatcgcagggggcccgaccactgggaccccctgtgatctcttgtacagggccctggcagtctgctggagGGGGGTGTGCTGACCCGCACGGAAAAATCCCAAagagatacatgggggggggggggaggttagtGTCAGCTGCGGCTTCCTGCGGTGGTCGGATTGGCCACTTCTGACAGACTggcggggccctgttcaggagattgcggggggtcccagcggttggacccctgcgatctataacttatccacatcctttggataggggataagttgtatttcactgtactactcctttaaagtagtGAAGTATAAATCTCAACAACCTTCATAAGAAATTTAAAACATTACATAAAAACCTTTTTGATTTACCTTGAAGCTACTGCCCATCCTGGAAGTCCAAATCTCTCATAGTCCCCTCCATATATGTCCCGTACTAATTTATCAGCATTTGTACTGTCACCAGTTGCTGCCATTTCCAGAGCTTCTTCAAAGCTTTCACATCCTGTCAGTAAACTGCAGAGACCAAGGAAAGTGCCTCCACCTAGGCTGAATAGGCAAAGTTAGCACATTACTGACAAGAGTCTCCACGCATAGACCTGTCTACATTATTGACGGCCATAGTAGTGCTCATGCAATTGTGCCAGACATAGTCCACCTCAGCACATCATATTTATGTGTACCATGGtcttgtactgtactgtactctggaAGCAGCCATCCAAGTGTAGACATCTATTTTCTTATTGTACAGACCTAAAACAAGAATTTTCTAATTTGCTGGCAGTCAAAAAACACTTGAAGACTAAGGAAGATTgtacttctcaaaaaaaaaaaaaaaaaaaaaaaaaaaagactgtctAGTCTACGTTTAGTccaactattagttggcttactttTAACTAAAATGTACTGCCACAAAATGGCCACATTGGGTCATGCCTTTTCCCTGCAAAGCTCCAAAGTATCTTAAACACACAAATATAGCCCATGTCTTGTAAGCTCAGAATGGATGTCATTGTGTTCGGCTTGTCAGCAGTCAATAGCACCAGCACAGGAACAATTATCACATAATAAGCAGAAGATtaaaattttttgttgttgttagaaACTGGAAGCCTTCTTAATATAAAAAGTCACagggacatgtaaaaagtttggaTCCGTGTTGGCCTCAGTGCTGAGACTCCTAGTGATCAGAAGAATGAGCTTTGAGGAGTGTGCAGCATCGCTTTTCACTCCCCGACTTGTAACGATCTTTGCCTTGCTGTCCCATAGCCTTATAATGGAGCAGTAAGAAATGCTGCGCACTTCTGCCGACTTGTTCTTCTGATCGGTAGAGGTCTCAGCATTGAGACGCAGACTGATCAAAACTTGTGACACTAAGATTTATTATTGATACTTGTTTGTAAGCACATGAATCAAAGTGCATTACCTTGTACCACATACTCTTTTATAGCTGTCCTTGGAATGGACTGCAAGAATGCTGACTCCAGAACCAATGTTCACCACCAATAAAGGATAAGGGTCATCAAGATTAAAAGGGATTTTCTGGCACTGTTCAGGGTGTGAAGCATTCTCATAATAATAGCATTCAGCCTGGCCATTAAAACGGACAGAGTCTATGTACAATAAGCCTTTAACAAGGGAATCCAGTTCATCCACCTTGTGCAGTTCCAAGTTACCGATCTGTTTGcaaggagaaaaaacaaaatacATATTAGGTTGTCATTTCTTTTATCTGTGAAAACATATATACACCACACCTGCATTTTCCTCCAGCTGCTATATAGAAATCAACAGTCCTACATGAGCAGACTAGAAGGAAAAGTAAAAATATCAACCCAAAAAAGGGGAGGTTGGGGTCAGTACCTACCGTCCTAAACTCTTCTTCAAATTTATATGCACCGCCGCCTGTTGCGCACAGAACAGTATGTAATGTTGAAAAATTCTTATCCCTTGCCATCTGAATAAACCTTGGCAGGTCTTGTGTGGGAAATCGGATGAAGTGCAGGTTTCCTTTCCTGCCAAAGAGAGTCAGGTTTTTCAGCTCCAAGTGGACATCTCGAATGCCTGTAGAACCATAGGCTACATTTGAAGTCAGATATTTACGGATGCTCTTTAAGCTCTCAACTTCTTCTTGCTCCTCCTCTGCTGTAATGTCAATTGGCTCAAAATAAGCCAGCTTCACTAAGGTTCCACCAATGTCCATACCAAACCAAGGGAAAGCtaatgggaaaaaataaaaaaaaatctatgaaaatcaatgaaactttaataaaaaaaacagttataaaaaaaaaaaaaaaaaatcaatgaaaATGTTTTTCCATATCCAAGTTGCATGTACCAGCGCAATGCATTCCAGGAGTCAACCTGGGTGATAATGGCCCAGACTTTAGGgagtgttcacacattcagggtTTAAGATGTAGCTTTTTTCATCTAAAACAAATGGATTCAAAAATAGAATCCCCAGACTTTCCTTCATACtggtcctttatttttttttccttcctggcTTTGGTTTCAAAAATTGAATGAaactatttaaagggaaccaatcatgggattttaccatatataatgggtggtaatgcattatatatggtaaaatcttcttcctcaccatccacAGGGGGAGGTTCCAGCCAGCAGGGATAATGAGGATTTGAAGTTCGTCTCCCCCACCAGCCCTGTAAGTAGTCTCCTGTGCAGGGACCTATACTTGTCTATTCCTGTGTTCCCTGGCTGTAATCACACCCACttagtgtgattgacagcctgcaTTACCACTCTGCTCCCTTAGAAGGTGGCGCAGAGTGATGATGCAGGCTGTGGCTGGGCTGTCAATcaagccgggggccgccgctaatagccagcatgcggcgatcgccgcggctggctattaaccctttagatcgccgctgtcaaagctgacagcggcgtctaaagggttctgtgaatgctccctggtgggctagtggggtgaatCGCCTCCCCGCAGCGCtcgggggcgatccactgtggcggtagccggagggcttacctctgcttccctgctctccgtggctctgtcattgatagagcctggctggaccaggctctatcaatggatcgcagatcaatggagttcaatagaactctattcatctgtctgggaTATATTgcaatgtatcgtcacctagacggtatcgcaatATATCAGGATATATATCGAAtcaccacactggtatcgcgattcgaatcttatggccaaattcttggcgattcacacccctagtagcaaacagctgctaataagtactgaaaggattaagattttttaattgaagtaatttacaaatctgtttaactttctggcaccagttcattagaaaaaaaaaaaaacccttttctaacgaagtacccctttaaggctaggtttccacacagtttttttctggcgttttttttttttttaaaaccttcactgcagtttttgagccaaaggcagaagtgtattcaaatggaatgtgaaatataaaggaaggtcttatacttctccttcctactggatccacttctgacttttgctCAAAACTATttctaccccccaaaaaaaaaattctgaaaaaaactattttgaaaACTGGCCCCACAAAATGTGTCATTTCAACCTTACAGATATACTAGGAAACACCTAAACAGTAAGGCACCCGTATCCAAATTCTCAGCACATTCTCCAGCCCCTTTCACACAAGCTTATTTAGGTCAGTATTTGCATCAGCATTTGTTAGGGAAAACCAGGAGATGATTCAAAACACCGAAGTGCTAATCTTTCCCATAGTTTTCTTTTCATTCTCCACCCCTAGTATGAGCTTACATACACTGCAAAATACTGCCCTAGATACTGCCCTGTGAGAGAGATCTTACCCACCCGACCCCTGTGATCTGAACACTTTGTGCAACTATTAACACCAAATAACTCTTTCTGCTGGGCATTTAAAGGATAATACTGTGCTTAATCTATttccattcctatttattatggTAACAACTGGATAAGAAATGGGAGCACTGCATAAGTGACATCCCTCTGCTGGAAGGAATTTCATGTCACCTGAGTGCAGTGACAGGAGGCGTTAAACATATAGCGTGTAGAATGTATGTTACTCTATGGAATTCAGCTGTAAGAATTCACAAGGAAGtgtagcaaaaaacaaacaaagaaaactATTTGGATCCGGAAAGAGGGAAACATTTTCTTATCTCTTTGTACCTCATATGGTGTATAAATTACCGGACTTACAGCATAGATGTGGCTTGCTCTCCGACTCCTCGTGTCCTTGGTTTGGACGGGCAGATTCTACTCTACTACACATGATTTGGGATTGTCCTCTTCTTCCATTTTATCAGGAGGTGTTAGTTATTATACATAGGAGATAAGGTACACAGTAACCTCTAACTTCTAAATGCTTTATAATGGGCCTTATTGGTTGTATTAAGGAACAGTTTGGACCTGAGGtgggaatcttaaaggggtactccagccctaagacatcttatcccttatccaaagacttgcatcgagggggcggggcatgacatcacaaggggacagAGTTGTGACGCGACGTAacgatactccgaccccgtgGTCACGAGTCTTCAGACATGAAGCTATCGTCACTCATTGCAGCTGAGAAAGGggagtgctgcatgagagattgcgggggtccccagtggcgagacccccgcaatcagacatcttggccgctatcctttggataggggataagatgccttagggccatagtacccctttaagaatacttTAGTGAGGAAACATATTGCTGTACTGCTCTACTCCCTCTACTATTCATCATTTTGTTACACGACTGTCATTTATAGTTCGCCTTGAAAGGGATATTTACATAAAGCCTAaagcattgaaaaaaaataacttcTGTGTGGAATTCTTGGTACAGAGTATACAGTCTGGGGGGCAGTCCTAATGTGTGCCGTTTACTTTGACATCATCTTCTCTTTTATGTAaagctgaaataaaaaaaaatggttttactTACCTCTGTGCCAATTCCCTGTTGGCGCTACAGTGTTACATGAGAAGACATCAGGTGACCgccacagccaatcagcagcctcaGTGGTCACACTCTGGAGTACGGAGCATAACCTCTGAGGCTGGTGATTGGTGGCGGCAGTCCCGCTGCTCATGTAACACCAGAGCAGAAAGGGGGATCAGCATGGAATATTTCATCTGTGGGGTGATCTGAATAGGGCTGTGCACAGGAGATGTCCTCGCAATCTGACAGATTTGAATGACTTTTGCAAGGAAGAGTGGGCAAATACTGCCACATCATGCTAATAAACTCATCCACAAAAAGACTGATTGTGGTGATAAAATCAAAAGGTGCTTTAAAAAAGTATtagttgtgttatttttttttcgttccctCTCAAAGATGTTAGTTTGTTTCGCAATTGAATTGTTCACTTTATAGGTCCCATTTAGAAGTGGAAATCGTTCTGACATGTTTTATCTTTGTCTCATTCTTTAACATTACAAGAACCTGACATTTTGAAAGGGTGTGTAGACTTTTTTAAGTGCACATAAACAGTTTCCTTAGGGGAACTACTCATCTTAGGGTGTTGTGTACAAGACACTTGTGATGACATGAAGGATCGATGGCAGTGCAATCTTCCAGAGAAAACTACAAACAACAATACTGCCATAATCCAAGACATGCAATGGATCTGAtccggtggataggggatacgtcttTGATACCGGACTACTTCTTTAAAAAgagaatgttttttatttttccttataatgATCGCCTCTACTTCCATAGGTGCTGAATTCTTTTATCTATTCAGCTGTGGCAAAGTTTATGCTTTGACAACAGACAGTGCAGTTATATTAGCATTGGAATTATACTCAACAACTGGTgggaaaattttattttgtaccaaaaaaatgcactgtgccTCCAAGAAGACGATTCACAAGTAACAACCAAGACAAaagcagttcttaaaggggtactgtgcccctagacatcttatctcctatccaaaggatagggaaaagATGTCCGATCGTAGGGGGTCCCGCCAGagtatacaggggccggagtattgtgacatcatggccccgccccctcattgcaagtctatgggagggggcatggcagtcgccacgccccctcccatagacttgcattgaggggtggggcgtgacatcacgagggggcggggccataacatcacaatactccagcccctgtatcaccagtcatcaggcatggagcaaagttcgctctgtgcagcagatgacaaggtgctgcaggagagatcgcaggggtccccatgatcagacatcttatcccctatcctttgtataagggataagatgtctaggggcacagtacccctttaagaactgctgTTGTCTTGGTTGTTACTTGTGAATCGTCTTCTTGGAggcacagtgcatttttttggtacaaaataaaattttcccACCGGTTGTTGAGTATAATTCCAATGCTAATATAACTGCACTGTCTGTTGTCAAAGCATAAACTTTGCCACAGCTGAAAAGATATAAGAATTCAGCACCTATGGAAGTAGAGGCGATCATtataaggtaaaaaaaacaaaatttttaaagAAGTAGTCCGGTATCAaagacgtatcccctatccaccggaTTAGATCCATTGCATGTCTTGGATTATGGCAGTATTGTTGTTTGTAGTTTTCTCTGGAAGATTGCACTGCCATCGATCCTTCATGTCATCACAAGTGTCTTGTACACAACACCCTAAGATGAGTAGTTCCCCTAAGGAAACTGTTAATGTGCACTTAAAAAAAGAGTCTACACACCCTTTCAAAATGTCAGGTTCCAGCCCCTGTATCCCCAGTCATTAAggatggagcgaagtttgctccatgcagtaGACGACACAAggtactgcaggagagatcgcaggggttcccagcggcgggatccccgcgatcagacatcttatcccctatactttgtataagagattagatgtctaggggtggagtactcctttaacgtcAACATCTCGGCAAGtacagtcatagccgtaaatgttggcacccctgaaatttttcaagaaaatgaagtatttcgcacagaaaaggattgcagtaacacatgttttgctatacaaatgtttattccctttgtgtgtattggacctaaacaaaaaaagggaggaaaaaaaagaaaattggacataatgtcacaccaaactccaaaaatggtctggacaaaattattggcaccctttcaaaactgtactgtttactgaaaatggaatgaggcctacaaagaaaagaacacagtacctacagtgaaatatggtggaggtgttAATGATGTTTTGGCgttattttgctgcctctggcactgggtgccttgaatgtgtgcaaggcatcatgaaatttgaggattaccaatggattttgggccgcactgtacagcccagtgtcagaaagttgggtttgcctccgagatcttgggtcttccagcaggacaatgggggagatttatcaaaacctgtccagaggaaaagttacccagctgcccatagcaaccaatcagatcgcttctttcatttttaacaaagtctctgctaaatgaaagaagcaaagctggttgctatgggcaacttttcctctggacaggttttgatagatctcctccAATGACCCGAAACATACGTcataaagcacccagaaatggatggcaacaaagcgctggagagttctgaagaggccagcaatgagtccagatctaaatcccattgaacacttgtagagagatcttaaaattgctgttgggaaaaggcgtccttacaataagagagacctggagcagtatgcaaaggaagagtggtccaacattccggctgagaggtgtaagaagcttattgatggttataggaagcgactgttttcagttattttttcgaaagggtgtgcaaccaaatattaagttaaacggggtactctgcccctagacatcttatccccttatccaaggataggggataagatgtctgatcacaggggtgtcgctgctggggacccccgcaaactcTCCTGAAGCCCCGAGGCATCAGCTCTCCAGAGCTAAGtatgctccgtggctgatgacagaGGTCGGTGGTTTGTGACataatggctccgcccctcgttatgtcacaccccacccctttatgcaagtctatgggaggggcgtggcaacagtcacaccccctcccatagactttcattaagggggaggggtgtgacgtcatgaggggcggcgcCATTACGTTACTAACCTCCAGTCCCTGTATCAGTCACGGAGAAAACgtagctccggagagctgattACTAGGGGGGCAGCAGgagaaatcgcgggggtccccagcagcgggatcagagatccccttggataggggataagatgtctaggggcggagtacccctttaagggtgccaataattttgtccagaccatttttggagttttgtgtgacattaagtccaattagctttttttcctcccttttttggtttagttccagtacacacaaagggaataaacatgtgtatagcaaaacacgtgttactgcaatccttttctgtgagaaatacttcattttcttgaaaaatttcaggggtgccaacatttacggccatgactgtatatcaaaAACAGTTGTCAAGCTCTGGCCATTGCactaacttgtaaataactaatagtAAAGTAAGGAGGACCATGACCAGGATGACCAGTCAGTATGGGTACAGAGCTGAAAAATGTATCAAGAACCCTGATGGAATGCATGTGGTCCTCAGGgaatacagggatgtggaaatcctatagcccgacgcccggggcaaatagttttgggtgccgggcaggtgaattgtttatagatttagccctgtatcgggcagggacagactgacttcccccttatttttctttaatgccggtgtgaggcgcaggagcggatggaagtctacacctcacaccggggctcagagtgtatggagggggcggcggcctccagctgactgcagatcccccttatctcccctcccggaggatggacggagctcagaagacacagcagggtgggagacagctccgtgcacagctccatcccccgcacacagctcccccctccccctcccccgctctgtctagacaggacctaattcaccacggggcggttgcttgtttgcacggggaaaacacagagcagggggaggggaggacggaaatctcacctcacaccggcggtgactacagctctgatgtccactcatggcggctcaggtgaggagacagagaatgcaggcggcggcaggaagggtggttgtatatgtaaggtgtgagtgtatgtatgatgtgtgtatgtaatgtatgatgggggggggcggcaggtgtatgtatgatgtgtgcatatgtatggtgtatatcagtgtttcccaaccagggtgcctccagctgttgcaaaactacaactcccagcatgccctgggcatgctgggagttgtagttttgcaacaactggaggcaccctgg is drawn from Hyla sarda isolate aHylSar1 chromosome 4, aHylSar1.hap1, whole genome shotgun sequence and contains these coding sequences:
- the PANK3 gene encoding pantothenate kinase 3 isoform X2 — encoded protein: MKIKDAKKPSFPWFGMDIGGTLVKLAYFEPIDITAEEEQEEVESLKSIRKYLTSNVAYGSTGIRDVHLELKNLTLFGRKGNLHFIRFPTQDLPRFIQMARDKNFSTLHTVLCATGGGAYKFEEEFRTIGNLELHKVDELDSLVKGLLYIDSVRFNGQAECYYYENASHPEQCQKIPFNLDDPYPLLVVNIGSGVSILAVHSKDSYKRVCGTSLGGGTFLGLCSLLTGCESFEEALEMAATGDSTNADKLVRDIYGGDYERFGLPGWAVASSFGNMIYKDKRESVSKEDLARATLVTITNNIGSIARMCAVNEKINRVIFVGNFLRVNTLSMKLLAYALDYWSNGQLKALFLEHEGYFGAVGALLGLLNFS
- the PANK3 gene encoding pantothenate kinase 3 isoform X1, with protein sequence MTGSGRRGLCDRRQVEPDVLVFSRCPAHCHCASCTCREDTIPCTDMKIKDAKKPSFPWFGMDIGGTLVKLAYFEPIDITAEEEQEEVESLKSIRKYLTSNVAYGSTGIRDVHLELKNLTLFGRKGNLHFIRFPTQDLPRFIQMARDKNFSTLHTVLCATGGGAYKFEEEFRTIGNLELHKVDELDSLVKGLLYIDSVRFNGQAECYYYENASHPEQCQKIPFNLDDPYPLLVVNIGSGVSILAVHSKDSYKRVCGTSLGGGTFLGLCSLLTGCESFEEALEMAATGDSTNADKLVRDIYGGDYERFGLPGWAVASSFGNMIYKDKRESVSKEDLARATLVTITNNIGSIARMCAVNEKINRVIFVGNFLRVNTLSMKLLAYALDYWSNGQLKALFLEHEGYFGAVGALLGLLNFS